The segment CATCGACGCTAGTATGTCGTGACGTTACCAGCGGGGCGGGCTGCGCGGgctgcgcgggcggcgcgggggccAGCGCGGGCGCCAGCGCGGCGGGGGCGGCGGGGGCCGCGGGGGGCGCGTAGTCGTAGGCCAGCTCCGGCGCGTACAGCTGCTGGTAGCCCTTGCCGGCCTCCTCGTACTGGTACTCCTGTATGTCTTGCGCGGAGTACATGCCTGCAACGCGGTTACGTACAGTATCTGACAAGAATTTAAGAACATTtagcattatttatatattcggaAAGTAGATGAGCTATAGGTAAGTCGTCACCTGCGACCAAATACTGGTACATTACATTACCTGCAAACAGGAGCTGAGCAACAAAACGCACAGATTATTAACAATCGAATAAAAGGTAATCAATGAATACCTGCACCATAATTCATATCCTGTCCGTCTATTCGCATATTTGCATGAAGATTCTCATTCGTAAACAGTATTTGTTCCTCGTGATAGTCTCCAATGTCCTTCTTGGATATCGTCCACTGCTGCACGGGTTTGAGACGGTCCGTTCTGATCAGATGTGATTTTAAGATGGAGTGTTCGGGCAGACTGTACGGTGGAGGCTCTTCTCGTGACGATGAAGGAGAGTTGCTGAAAGAACATTGTATAAGAAATAAGTAACAAGTTTAGCTTAAGCTATTCTTAAACTTAGGATCGattagcatttatttataacatggcaatacttttttcaatttgaCAATCTGCCTGAGCAAATGAGGATACTTTTGCGAGGGCGTTTGGTTCAGCTCTATATTGATTGTGTAGGTGCTTAATCATAGGTGGACGTTAACTTTGCTCGATTGGACTTTACTGATAAATATGCCCCCTTTGCCTTGCATTTGCGTAGAAAAATATTCCTATAAGGTCTCGCAAAGATTTATGCATAAAAATTTGCGCGTAtacattactaaaaaaaaaaaaaaaaccttaaaaatattaaaaatatataataagccgAACATTCCTTTGATACTTTGTCATTTGATATTCCTATAAGATAAAAACTAACTTGTCATTGATAGCTAAGTAAAAACAGGCAACTACCGTTAGTTATTGCAAATTAAGAGGATActttacatatttacttttaattacttataattttcaatgtttttagaCAAGAAATACTATAATTGACTTAAatcagaataatatattattttataagtcttCCTGGtaacaaatatcaataaaaaagaaTCTATGTAACTTAAATGAAGCCACTTCACATATATCCACGcctcaaacaaaaaaaaaccaagtaTAACAATTATTGGTTGTGGTAATTCTATTCTATTATGCGGGTTAAAAGGTgtctttattaacattttttgtttgtaacggACTAGTCTTTATTAACTTAAAGTATTTTAGAGTCCATAatctttatgtaattaatacttactttaatttaagCTTCAATGTTGATTTTTTATCTTGTCTATCAACGAAACCATTTCCATCTTGATACGTAACCTCTTCATAAGTTTGATATGCATACTTTTCCGGTAAAATCTCTTTACTTTCCAACACATACTTAGCGTCGGGTACACCGTTAACATATTTAATCTCACTGTTTACAAACTTAACATCACTATTCACAAATTTACTGTCACTAATGTATTTGACGTCACTGTTAACATATTTGACATCTTGAATATATCTATCGGGATATAGGACTTCCTTGTTGTCGATGTAATATTTGTCTGCATATATTTTCTCTTCTGGGTATTCTCCGTTCGGTGTCATGTGCATTATGGGCTTGGGTAGGGTGAGTTTGAGTGATTTTTTTGGTGCTGCTTCGTTGCGTTTCTTGCTTTGAGATTTGGTTGGTGAGgtgttttttactttaatatcctgaaaatataatattacttttgagTTACTTCTATGATTGgggtatttttttcattatcataTAAGTGTAACTTTATTGGTCGGGCGGGCTTGTGAGTTTTTGTGTGAATGAAAGGCTGTACATACCTTATCTTTATTGCTACTGCTACGTTTTTCCAATGTGCGTAATTCTTTACACAGCTCGCGTACCAGCTGCCCCGAGTTGAGGCACTTCGGCACATTATCGCGCTTCGACGCGTCCGTCTGTATGaagaaaaaacttttatatgatatttagtactccaaaataaaagaaaactatacactttttttttattttcattcaaatatacatagtatatcTTTTCACGATGAGTCCACCGAGTTGTTGAATTTtcactatattttaatacttacacTTTTCAGAGCGTGCCACTCTTTCAGCGCATTCGCTAAGATCTTGATCCCCCTCAACAGAAGCGGCGGTAGCTCCGCCGGTGGCGTGGTCACACAGTTCTCGTTTATAGTGAAGTCCTCGTCCTAGAATACATTATATGCTGTTAGttaaaatcgtttataaataaaccgtATATTTTCTGGCAAAGAAGAAAATTTACCACAAGTCAACAGTGAATAATATGTTAGTCCATTAATCCTTTAAGCAATTAGTGTCCTAGAGAAGAGACCCAGACATAGTCTGTTGACATTTCGCAAGACTAACATTCGTGACCTCAGAGTGGAGGCCTTGCTAGTGGATTGGTATCTGTCGAAGCGCACCTGCGTCTCCTCGTTGTGGCGGCGCAGCGCGGCCAGCAGCTGCGCGGCGGCGTGCCAGTGCAGCGCCTCGAACAGCGGGTAGCGCAGCACCAGCGGCGTCTCCACGCGACTCTCGATCTCGTAGATCCTGtggatatttgttttttttagacTGGCCCGCGCCTGGCGAAAGTTCTCTACTTCTTACGTAGTCTCTCTCTGAGAATTCAGTTATGGTTACATTTTGATATACTGTATAGTATAAAGATAGGCagcaaaacaaatatacatatacaatacatatatgtaaatacgaacatattttatgttatgaacAAGAAAATGTTCAAAGTTTATCATATTTACTGTGGAATAGAATGaggtaaaaattaatataattagattttcaGATTGCTAGTTTCCTGTCTCACCGAGGCGTACaaaatttacatgtaaatatacGAAAAAGATCAGATGCTGCTGATCCTTTAACTTTTGTTGGTTATTAATCTTTTCAGACTCTGTACAAATAGGAGGGCACTCACTGCAGCTGCATCTCGATGGCATAGGAGTGCAGCAGGTTCCCCCCGAACACGAGCGAGTCGCAGGGCGTGTACACGGCGTGGATCCAGCCCGTGGGGATGAACAGCGTCTCGCCGGCGCTCACCTCGGCCGTGCCGTACCACTCCACCTGCACACCCGGCGCGCTCGGGGTAACCGTACACTTTCAGGGCAGAGCCCCGCAGCGAAGTAAAGGAGTTGTCTGGAAGCTCTGGGGCTTCGAAGGAGtgtactttatttgtattttactatgCTATATTAAAGTTTACTCAATGGAATTATGGATGTAGAAATTGCTATGGGGGGGGGGGAGCGGTCTGTATACCCCAAGAAGTCAATATAATCAGTCAAGATAAGCATTTCACATCACTATACAACCCATAATATAGCATGCCTATTACCTAaagctaattaaatattatttatatgaacataACTGTTGTTGATTTTTTACCAATgatattttacgtatttttaacaATCACATGTGTATTTTCTAGACAATTGAACCgtaaccaaaaaaaattataattaatatacgttaaaataaaacaaaaatttaccaTATCACCAAAGAACTTCTCGCTCTGATTGTTGGCCGCGCTCCACTGTTGGTACAGCGCCAGGTTGGTGGACGTCGGAGGGATCAGATAGAAGATCTGAAATAGATAAGTCATAAGTTTAACACAATGCCATTTATGGCCAAGGTCCATCTGTCGCCtactttttctaaataaatacatccaATTCTAAACGAGGTTTATCAGCCTTACCTTCCGACCGTGCAGCACGTGGTACCACACCGTGGTGCCGCCGAAGTCCACGTGGAAGTCCGTGTAGGCGGCGGCGGCCGACATGAGGCAGTAGCGCTGCACGGCGGGCCGCGCGGGAGGGGAGCCCCCTAGCTGCGCCCAGTCCAGCGCCCGCAGCGTTCCCGGCGGCTCCACCAGCGGACACAGGCTGCACACACGGACAATTTTAATAGTCAGTCGAGTCTAAGTTAATCTTATTCCACACttgctttttaatataaaataaatagcatcTTTGAAACAGAGATGATGAATAACACTACGTTCACAAGACGTGCTGTCATCTCTCATTctttcttcatcatcatcatgtaaaaaaataataattataaaattgtacaattGAATGTGTCTTTTGTATGTGCTCATATTtgctaaactatattttaacttaatctaAACATgctaaatatgtttgtttgaagATTTCAACTCACTTGGTGTCTGTAAACTCTAAGCTGAGTACATTAAGTACTTTCTCATCTCTGTGTTCCGGTGGTGTTTCAAAGTAATCAATAAAATCACCAAGCGGCATCCTCAACGTTGACTGTTTACGTACATCTATAACTTCCacctgaaataaaacaaaaataataaattaatagaattgttgtctaaaagcaaaaatattacCAGGATATGTACATAAGTTAAACATATTGCACATATTCATTGTATACTGCCTTTATCTAATAATgagttttaacattaaatttaaaatttgtgcaTATGAGGGATGAAATGACTAAATTatcaagaataatattaatttaccaatTATGTTCTATATAGAAAAAGAGTAATAActaaagattattaattaataaaatactattttagtcAGTAGGTCATCATAGTAGAATTAGAACATACCTCTAACTGAGCTCCACAGTATCTTAATACAGATCTTACAGTAAATGTTGCTGCATTAGGCACTTTCATATCCAAACCttcaatagtattaaaaatcaCTGGGCGAGTAAAACCTGAAACAATAGTTACATTTCTCTTAAAAGAGCCCAGTAATAACAGTAAGACATTTATGGGTTTATTTATCTTCCTTACAAATTATGAATTGATGTAGACATACACTCAATAAGATTTCTGCATTATTTAATGAATCCCATAATATTTGACAAACTAATTGAAGaagaagaataatttaaaatattgttaaataaaacgaaatacaataaaaagggtaaaaaattgtaattaccaTTATCCCTCACAAACTCTTCTGTAAAGTGCTGCGGTCGCATTCTCTGTAACGAAGCGGGTGTCGGCCGAAGGGGACGGGCGGCCAGTGCTCGGACCCATGCCGGAGTACCAGCTTGGGATGGCCGAGTTTCAGCCCCAATCTCGTATCTGTCCGCCCGGTGGTTGTTTGTGGGGATTTTtactgtaaattaaaacatttttaattcatcactgttgtatgaaattttatgtaACACCGTTAGACTTGAAGACTGACTGAGACATCTTAGTAGATAAAACATTACACTGTCGATAGGTACCTCTCTATTCAtgttaattcatctcgtatttACCGATAAAAAGGAAGGATTATGAGGTAATATACATGTATCAtctgaaattctgacacatttGGCTTCAGTAACGTGTACCAGGGCCGCATAGTGGAGTAATCAAAAACCATTTTCTTAGAGAGAATAACTGATGTCTGACTATTGACAAATTGCGGACTTTGAGTTACTACAACTATTTACAGCGACTTTGGATAGGCTACACTTATAAATCATTAGCTtttcaaaatcatttaaaaatagatattaattcAGTGATGCAAATACAAAATCGAGATGCAATTACATAGGCTACTTTATGAAGCTAAAGGCATTTTCTAGAAATTGTGAATAGCAATTTGTGCACTATTAATATAAGGAACAAATAAGAACTGGTTATTTCTATTATCCAACTGCTCAGGTTGATAATTCTATaacttgtatataatttttgcaGTTATAGCAATATTATTTGCCTCATAAtgcataattattcattttattatacaatcaatatattatataattattctaataaacaaaCTGTTATGATGTAATAGAGTGATACTCTTAATTGCcagcaaaatatatttcctgGCAATTAAGAGTTACAttattggaaattaaaaaaaattagatgagACTTAGTTTGTgacaatatatatcttttttttaatgatttatattttagagtCATTGgcaaacttatttaataaaaaaagaatacatctttattattacaaatattattatttttttattgtataaaaaatattataaaacatttaatttataagtatttttattatgaattcagaatcaatttttatttatggaccAGGTGCTCGTCTCGGCTCCACATGGGTATGTTAATGGTCTACATACAACCTTTAGACTAAATAACaaacagaaaaagaaaaaaatattgttttttttccagctaggaaagttgaaattctctgCATTTTTCtactaaattatacatttataatactcATAAACACTCCTCTGTTTTTATTGATGAAACTACATTATTAACAGTTGCTTATAGATGGCAGTGagaaactttgttttatactatgtaagggttagtcaaataaaaccttataaaatataatgatgaatcctcaaaaatattgatatgacTCAAATGTTTACTGTTGATTATTTTTCAaggaaaattaatgtttttatttcaaaacatgaATAGTTAATAACAATTAGATTTTGTTCATCATTTAATCTTCTCAACTCTCATTAGACCTGGCAACATTAGTTCCAAAGATAGTATTGATTTTACTCatttaagatttaattgttatttgacCAAACCAATTACCGCGCGGGGAAATGTATTATATTGCATAATTTCATATATAGaggtaaatactaaaatatttgtacttacAAACAGACGGACCATATGTCTGCGCACATTTTGGACAGTGGTATTTGTCGATATCGTCAGAATGGTAAATTTTTACATCAACAcagctgaaaaaaaaattgttatatatcatATAGCAATACACGtgttagtttgtttattattgtatatacatatcaaaatatatattttttaatttttatgtttaaaattgttatttgatcGCAGTTAATACAGTGATATAATtcgaatatttgtaaaaaatgcgAAACAAAGAGTAATAGAGAAACACGTATTTGATAGTTCTATGGCGATCATGGATATAAACAAACTTATACTTGAAAAACACCACACAATGCACTTAATATTCGTAACTAATTTAATCACTTTGTTTAACAGTGAATTCATAGTTTAAAACGaagtaaaataatgatatatttaagaaaacattatatTCACAACATGATGGCCGAACAGCCGAGTGCTgtcaaattcatttaatttattttcactcGCAAACTTGTTTTcagataaaaacttttatattttccaCTTTACCTTCCATGAAACCACTCGCGACAGCAGTCACATTCTATCATAAATTGTCCAATATTATATGGTTGACCACACAAACAATAGGTTTCCTTCGATGACGCCATTTTGATGGCGAATagacaatgattttatttttatccacgTCGCTTAGGGTGGCCATATCAAATTTGTTGTTCATCGTTACATAGACAATGTGTTTATAGGAACggacatttattttgttaaaaagttttttgtaacattattttaaatattaatttacacattattgcaaaatatatattatattttttgaattattgaaatattgcaCTACGccttattttataaactgaCTTAATCAATAACTTACgtgttagttttaattattaataatcaggcgcttcaaaatttttttatattattatataaattgctaGTAGTGGTTAAAATGGATATAGTAATTGatgttatactttattaatttttaaatgtttattactgactttaataacaaataacattaaatttgtcTGTTTATAAAGAtctttattagaataaataatgattccTGCAccattaaacacattttttccTACCTCTACCTATAATAAACTCGGTGTTATTTTTATCTACTTGGTTAGGCGTTAGTCTTTTAATAGAGTGAGTTAAATAAGAAAAGTCCAAAAACACAAATTGACTCTATCTATGAATCTATTAATTCAATCTCATAGTTTGATTTAACAACAGGGAAAACTATAGTTCCTATGGCGCCACAATTTGGTAGGCGAATTTATGTAGATCTCGACAAAATAAGACGAAGACGTAAGTACTTCTACTGGCACGGGAGCTCATGGCACTCAAAAGAAGAAGTCAACCTTTGTGATGTTATTGTACTGTGTTGCTTAATgatgaaattaacatttaatattattataagtataacatTTTTCAACGTCAGTTTTTGAAATATcgatacatacaaataaaatatatatataaattttgtttttaacttttaatatttaagattaataaagtttttttaaaataatatcaattatttttcgaGATGTGGATACGCgaagaactaaaaaaataagtattctactattttaatttgtttttgcacTAAAATTAAGAACAAAGACAGACCTTAAgcttttgcaataaaaaatccGAAAAGCATGATTCGTTTGGAAAAGATCTATGTATGTAAGAACCCACGTATTTTAaggtaatttacaaaaaatatactctGTTAATCCCGACTCTATGTGGCCTTGTCAGTCTCAATTCTAGACTCTAGAATCTagagtaatttttattaaaacgttagCGCGGCtctaatcaatattttttaaattaaattacggaGTTACTGagtatatcttaaatatatcatacaatatttacatcTTATATACCCTATATATTTCCATAAACTATAATACACCCATTCGGAGTAAATGGTCTGAATAGTAAGGTAAACGTAAAACATACTACCACAATTCTATCACTAGAATTACACATATTCACAACAAACATTTATCACATATTGACCTTTTCCATtactctaaaataaattttaagtgtcGATATATATGTACTAAGCACTAGATATGGCATTCCGAACATTCTCTGTTCGACTGAACTAAAATTCCAAACAGTTCATCTCGTACGCAGCGGCAATAATACGAATCGGAGTACGAACCTGGACTAAAATAACGATTCAGTGGTCATGTAagtaaaattcaaattgttCAAATGATACAATAATTCGACTAAGAATACACTGACTCAAACATTAAAAAGACCATGTAAAACAATAGAAGTAACGTAACGTCACAATAGAAGTTACGTGGTAATGATTTAACGGTGGacatacgtttaaaaaaaatctattat is part of the Vanessa tameamea isolate UH-Manoa-2023 chromosome 26, ilVanTame1 primary haplotype, whole genome shotgun sequence genome and harbors:
- the LOC113404942 gene encoding histone lysine demethylase PHF8-like; translated protein: MASSKETYCLCGQPYNIGQFMIECDCCREWFHGSCVDVKIYHSDDIDKYHCPKCAQTYGPSVLKIPTNNHRADRYEIGAETRPSQAGTPAWVRALAARPLRPTPASLQRMRPQHFTEEFVRDNGFTRPVIFNTIEGLDMKVPNAATFTVRSVLRYCGAQLEVEVIDVRKQSTLRMPLGDFIDYFETPPEHRDEKVLNVLSLEFTDTNLCPLVEPPGTLRALDWAQLGGSPPARPAVQRYCLMSAAAAYTDFHVDFGGTTVWYHVLHGRKIFYLIPPTSTNLALYQQWSAANNQSEKFFGDMVEWYGTAEVSAGETLFIPTGWIHAVYTPCDSLVFGGNLLHSYAIEMQLQIYEIESRVETPLVLRYPLFEALHWHAAAQLLAALRRHNEETQDEDFTINENCVTTPPAELPPLLLRGIKILANALKEWHALKSTDASKRDNVPKCLNSGQLVRELCKELRTLEKRSSSNKDKDIKVKNTSPTKSQSKKRNEAAPKKSLKLTLPKPIMHMTPNGEYPEEKIYADKYYIDNKEVLYPDRYIQDVKYVNSDVKYISDSKFVNSDVKFVNSEIKYVNGVPDAKYVLESKEILPEKYAYQTYEEVTYQDGNGFVDRQDKKSTLKLKLNNSPSSSREEPPPYSLPEHSILKSHLIRTDRLKPVQQWTISKKDIGDYHEEQILFTNENLHANMRIDGQDMNYGAGMYSAQDIQEYQYEEAGKGYQQLYAPELAYDYAPPAAPAAPAALAPALAPAPPAQPAQPAPLQAPSYSGGTFAHTQLPSYDAAVAHQYQANYAAPEPKARAGVRRSERPVRRRVSSTYEYEDADLYVDEPPPARRRPRARSQRAAASNSNSTAYRQAARAPANGIESLIQASELAEEEQPDNDTEDAAVAGMLSISEQRYEAPARTFGLAIETPPKPTDTSRVESGGSGSGTATGAGSGTGSGSGTGSTSRARARKAGADDDYDEEDVIKEVHRDEEYVYPSLEMSSDEDEEWTSRKRTARSRTDSKSKTDKDESWSPRARLGRVVPRLRGPARASVRRECVRAALHAAAHRAHHAHHAPHAPERHPQSAKRAVLATKSKRPPPPAHPVSSNKNIRLKKGMKTAKQRLGKILKIHKMIY